Proteins from a genomic interval of Micromonospora sp. NBC_00389:
- the recR gene encoding recombination mediator RecR: MYEGAIQDLIDELGRLPGVGPKSAQRIAFHVLSADPTDVNRLAGALRKVKELVRFCTTCYNVAESEQCRICRDPRRTNEVLCVVEEPKDVVAIERTGEFRGRYHVLGGAINPLEGIGPDNLRIRELMIRLGEGTVRELILATDPNTEGEATATYLALMVKPMGIVVTRLASGLPVGGDLEYADEITLGRAFEGRRAV; encoded by the coding sequence ATGTACGAAGGTGCCATCCAGGATCTGATCGACGAGCTGGGGCGGCTGCCGGGCGTGGGCCCGAAGAGCGCCCAGCGGATCGCGTTCCACGTGCTGTCGGCGGATCCGACCGACGTCAACCGGCTGGCCGGCGCGCTGCGCAAGGTCAAGGAGCTGGTGCGGTTCTGCACGACCTGTTACAACGTGGCCGAGTCCGAGCAGTGCCGGATCTGCCGCGACCCCCGCCGCACGAACGAGGTGCTGTGCGTGGTGGAGGAGCCCAAGGACGTGGTGGCCATTGAGCGGACCGGTGAGTTCCGCGGCCGGTACCACGTGCTCGGCGGCGCGATCAATCCGCTGGAGGGGATCGGCCCGGACAATCTGCGCATCCGGGAGTTGATGATCCGGCTTGGCGAAGGAACGGTGCGGGAGTTGATCCTGGCCACCGACCCGAACACCGAGGGCGAGGCGACCGCCACCTACCTGGCGTTGATGGTGAAGCCGATGGGGATCGTGGTGACCCGGCTGGCCAGCGGGCTGCCGGTGGGCGGCGACCTGGAGTACGCCGACGAGATCACCCTCGGTCGGGCCTTCGAGGGGCGCCGGGCCGTCTGA
- a CDS encoding helix-turn-helix transcriptional regulator, with protein sequence MDGQQLADFLRARRAAVRPAGATTGGLRRVAGLRREEVAELARISVDYYTRLEQNRTSRPSPQVVAALAEALEMNEAQRAHLFRLAEHPVQPPQPRTQRADPALLRILEQLDRVPAHVMTDLGETLAQNRVSIVLFGDASVHSGVGRSTYYRWFTDPAARQFFAEDIHERESRARVAELRATLARRSDAPARDLVARLRVESREFAALWDAQEVATRISDRKRVVGPTGLLDLHSQFLTAGAPDQLLVVFTPVAGTDSAERLGRIG encoded by the coding sequence GTGGACGGGCAGCAACTGGCGGACTTCCTCCGTGCGCGGCGTGCGGCGGTGCGGCCGGCGGGTGCCACGACCGGCGGTCTGCGCCGGGTCGCGGGGCTGCGGCGCGAGGAGGTGGCCGAACTGGCCCGGATCTCCGTCGACTACTACACGCGGCTGGAGCAGAACCGCACCAGCAGGCCGTCGCCGCAGGTCGTTGCCGCGCTGGCTGAGGCACTCGAGATGAATGAGGCGCAACGCGCCCACCTGTTCCGGCTGGCGGAGCACCCGGTGCAGCCGCCGCAGCCGCGAACGCAGCGAGCCGACCCCGCGCTGCTGCGCATCCTGGAGCAGCTTGACCGGGTGCCCGCACACGTGATGACCGACCTCGGGGAGACGCTTGCGCAGAATCGGGTGTCGATCGTTCTCTTCGGCGACGCATCCGTGCACAGCGGCGTGGGACGCAGTACGTACTACCGGTGGTTCACCGATCCTGCGGCGCGGCAGTTCTTCGCCGAGGACATCCACGAGAGGGAGAGCCGGGCGCGGGTCGCCGAGCTGCGGGCGACGCTGGCGCGTCGCTCCGACGCGCCGGCACGTGATCTGGTGGCGCGGCTGCGGGTGGAAAGCCGGGAGTTCGCGGCGCTGTGGGACGCTCAGGAGGTGGCTACGCGGATCAGTGACCGCAAGCGAGTGGTCGGCCCGACGGGTCTGCTGGACCTGCACTCCCAGTTCCTCACCGCCGGAGCGCCGGACCAGCTCCTCGTGGTGTTCACCCCGGTCGCCGGTACGGACTCCGCCGAGCGGCTCGGGCGTATCGGTTGA
- a CDS encoding alpha/beta fold hydrolase, which produces MSTEREPNASGWNETAIRDTVLGWTESGSGPVAIWAHPLCSSGLAPETVGPFDWEPVARAGHRLIRYDARGHGRSAGRPDPADFTFQNLGRDLLALIDELSPQAPVAGIGMSMGTATLLHAAVLAPDRFDRLVLTAAPTAWETRAPQGRAYTTLAELVEQRGAGAVETLLRDAPVPAPHQGASGLPLPVEVDERLLPSLLRGVGASDLPPRELVARLGIPVLLLPWADDPTHPVSTAVELASLIPDAKLDIARTLDDLHGWGRRAADFLTP; this is translated from the coding sequence ATGAGCACCGAACGTGAACCGAACGCCTCCGGCTGGAACGAGACGGCGATCCGCGACACCGTCCTCGGCTGGACCGAATCCGGCAGCGGACCGGTCGCCATATGGGCGCACCCCCTGTGCAGCAGCGGTCTGGCCCCGGAGACCGTCGGCCCCTTCGACTGGGAGCCGGTGGCCAGGGCGGGGCACCGGCTGATCCGCTACGACGCCCGCGGGCACGGACGTTCCGCCGGCCGGCCGGACCCGGCTGACTTCACATTTCAGAACCTCGGGCGCGACCTGCTGGCCCTCATCGACGAGCTATCACCGCAGGCGCCGGTCGCCGGGATCGGCATGTCCATGGGCACCGCGACTCTGCTGCACGCCGCGGTCCTCGCTCCCGACCGCTTCGACCGGCTCGTGCTGACCGCCGCGCCCACCGCATGGGAGACCCGAGCGCCGCAGGGCAGGGCATACACGACGTTGGCCGAACTAGTCGAGCAGCGCGGCGCGGGCGCGGTGGAGACCCTGCTGCGCGACGCGCCCGTTCCCGCACCGCACCAGGGCGCATCCGGCCTGCCCCTGCCGGTCGAGGTCGACGAACGGCTGCTGCCCTCGCTCCTGCGAGGGGTCGGTGCCTCGGACCTCCCACCCCGCGAACTCGTCGCCCGGTTGGGCATCCCCGTGCTGCTCCTGCCCTGGGCGGACGACCCCACGCACCCCGTCTCGACGGCTGTCGAGCTGGCGTCCCTCATCCCGGACGCGAAGCTCGACATCGCCCGGACCCTCGACGACCTGCACGGCTGGGGGCGGCGCGCGGCGGACTTCCTCACGCCCTGA
- a CDS encoding ABC transporter substrate-binding protein — protein sequence MRAPRPKVAIAAVAVAALAVAGCAESNRDDSSSGSKKDTLVFGVAGDPKVLDPSFASDGESLRVARQVFETLVRPEEGGTKVTPGLAESWTPDAAGTTWTFKLRSGVKFHDGTDFNAEAVCVNFNRWYNAKGLMQSPDVTAYWQDVMGGFAANENADLPPSLFKSCAAKDATTVDLAFTRVSSKIPAALMLPSFSIHSPKALQEFDASNVGGTAEDIKYPAYATEHPTGTGPFKFKTWDVANKTLTLERNEDYSGTKAKLKTLIFKTISDENARKQALRSGDIQGYDLVGPADVEPLKGEGFNVLTRPAFNVLYLAINQKGNPKLADPKVRQAIAYALNRQQLVDSKLPPGAKVADNFMPDTVEGWNGDVTKYTYDPAKAKALLAEAGASNLTLKFHYPTEVTRPYMPNPKDIFELLSADLKAVGITVQAIPLKWSPDYLNATTSGSKHDIHFLGWTGDYGDAYNFIGTFFDRPKDEWGFNNKALFDQFKDADTTADAAARTEKYKALNKAVMDFLPGVPISHSPPAIVFGKDVTGVKASPLTDERYASAEFK from the coding sequence ATGCGTGCACCCAGGCCGAAGGTCGCGATAGCGGCCGTCGCGGTCGCGGCCCTCGCGGTAGCAGGCTGCGCCGAGAGCAACCGTGACGACAGCTCCAGCGGTAGCAAGAAGGACACCCTCGTCTTCGGCGTTGCCGGAGACCCGAAGGTGCTCGACCCGAGCTTCGCCAGCGACGGTGAGTCGCTGCGTGTGGCGCGTCAGGTCTTCGAGACCCTGGTCCGACCGGAGGAGGGTGGCACCAAGGTCACCCCCGGCCTGGCCGAGTCCTGGACCCCGGACGCCGCCGGCACCACCTGGACCTTCAAACTCCGCTCGGGCGTGAAGTTCCACGATGGCACCGACTTCAACGCCGAGGCCGTCTGCGTCAACTTCAACCGCTGGTACAACGCCAAGGGCCTCATGCAGAGCCCGGACGTGACCGCGTACTGGCAGGACGTCATGGGTGGCTTCGCCGCGAACGAGAACGCGGACCTGCCGCCGAGCCTCTTCAAGTCTTGCGCCGCCAAGGACGCGACCACTGTCGACCTGGCGTTCACCCGGGTCTCCAGCAAGATCCCGGCCGCGCTGATGCTCCCCTCGTTCTCCATCCACAGCCCGAAGGCGCTGCAGGAGTTCGACGCCAGCAACGTGGGCGGCACCGCCGAGGACATCAAGTACCCGGCATACGCGACGGAGCACCCGACCGGCACCGGCCCGTTCAAGTTCAAGACCTGGGACGTCGCGAACAAGACGCTGACCCTGGAGCGCAACGAGGACTACTCGGGCACCAAGGCCAAGCTGAAGACCCTGATCTTCAAGACGATCTCGGACGAGAACGCCCGCAAGCAGGCGCTGCGCTCCGGTGACATCCAGGGCTACGACCTGGTCGGCCCGGCCGACGTCGAGCCGCTGAAGGGCGAGGGCTTCAACGTCCTCACCCGCCCGGCGTTCAACGTGCTCTACCTGGCGATCAACCAGAAGGGCAACCCGAAGCTCGCCGACCCGAAGGTCCGGCAGGCGATCGCGTACGCGCTGAACCGTCAGCAGCTGGTCGACTCGAAGCTGCCTCCGGGCGCCAAGGTCGCCGACAACTTCATGCCGGACACCGTTGAGGGCTGGAACGGCGACGTCACCAAGTACACGTACGACCCGGCCAAGGCGAAGGCGCTGCTGGCCGAGGCCGGTGCGTCGAACCTGACGCTGAAGTTCCACTACCCGACCGAGGTCACCCGGCCGTACATGCCGAACCCGAAGGACATCTTCGAGTTGCTCTCGGCGGACCTGAAGGCGGTCGGCATCACGGTCCAGGCGATCCCGCTCAAGTGGAGCCCGGACTACCTCAACGCCACCACCTCCGGTAGCAAGCACGACATCCACTTCCTCGGCTGGACCGGTGACTACGGCGACGCCTACAACTTCATCGGTACCTTCTTCGACCGGCCGAAGGACGAGTGGGGCTTCAACAACAAGGCCCTGTTCGACCAGTTCAAGGACGCGGACACCACCGCGGACGCGGCGGCCCGGACCGAGAAGTACAAGGCCCTCAACAAGGCCGTGATGGACTTCCTGCCCGGTGTGCCGATCTCGCACTCCCCGCCGGCGATCGTGTTCGGCAAGGACGTGACCGGCGTCAAGGCGAGCCCGCTCACCGACGAGCGGTACGCCTCCGCCGAGTTCAAGTAA
- a CDS encoding DUF998 domain-containing protein, whose protein sequence is MNSNRTGRIGALCWVAAVPIFLTASLVTGVRWRQPTYSWATHNISDLGNVHCGIWDTSRPRYVCSPWHPLMNAALLATAVLLAAGLLLTWRILGRGGVVRSAQTLLLLATGGYALAAVYPADVDENRHVLGAFLIMGGNLGLLLAGRAPRGTVLGQWRRLTLTAGLIALAGTILFFAQQGIGIGVGGMERVAVLPFPLWACCLGVLLAETSGGRVPQSRSTVPSATAAAPRW, encoded by the coding sequence ATGAACTCCAACCGCACCGGCCGGATCGGCGCCCTGTGCTGGGTGGCGGCCGTACCGATCTTTCTCACCGCCAGCCTGGTCACCGGCGTGCGCTGGCGTCAGCCGACCTACAGCTGGGCAACCCACAACATCAGCGACCTCGGCAACGTTCACTGCGGGATCTGGGACACCAGCAGGCCCCGGTACGTCTGCTCCCCCTGGCACCCGCTGATGAACGCCGCACTGCTGGCCACCGCCGTGCTGCTCGCCGCCGGGCTACTGCTGACCTGGCGGATCCTCGGTCGCGGCGGCGTGGTCCGGTCGGCGCAGACGCTCCTGCTGCTGGCCACCGGCGGGTACGCCCTGGCGGCCGTCTACCCGGCGGATGTCGACGAGAACCGACACGTCCTGGGCGCCTTTCTGATCATGGGAGGCAACCTCGGCCTGCTCCTCGCCGGGCGCGCGCCGCGCGGCACCGTGCTCGGCCAGTGGCGACGCCTCACCCTCACCGCCGGGTTGATCGCCCTGGCCGGAACGATTCTGTTCTTCGCCCAGCAGGGCATCGGGATCGGGGTGGGCGGCATGGAACGGGTCGCCGTGCTGCCCTTCCCGCTCTGGGCCTGCTGCCTCGGCGTCCTGCTCGCCGAGACATCCGGTGGTCGGGTGCCGCAGAGCCGGTCGACCGTGCCGTCCGCAACCGCTGCCGCGCCCCGGTGGTGA
- a CDS encoding YbaB/EbfC family nucleoid-associated protein, protein MQQMLKQAQKMQQQIATAQAELAEAELTGTAGGGLVTATVSGAGELKAIKIDPKAVDADDVETLEDLVVAAVHNAAEAARELTERKMGPVTGGMGGLGLPGF, encoded by the coding sequence ATGCAGCAGATGCTGAAGCAGGCGCAGAAGATGCAGCAGCAGATCGCCACCGCCCAGGCCGAGCTGGCCGAGGCCGAGCTGACCGGCACCGCCGGCGGTGGGCTGGTCACCGCGACCGTCTCCGGCGCCGGTGAGCTGAAGGCGATCAAGATCGACCCGAAGGCCGTTGACGCGGACGACGTGGAGACTCTGGAGGACCTGGTCGTCGCGGCCGTGCACAACGCCGCCGAGGCGGCACGGGAGCTGACCGAGCGCAAGATGGGCCCCGTCACCGGCGGCATGGGCGGCCTCGGCCTGCCCGGTTTCTGA